A genomic segment from Bacillota bacterium encodes:
- a CDS encoding winged helix-turn-helix transcriptional regulator, protein MENIRRDYERAREGADLLKVLAHPVRLCIVRGLLATGECNVKKMQECLDSPQSTISQHLGKLRAAGILEGRRAGVEIYYRLISEDARKVVEALFDGDH, encoded by the coding sequence ATGGAAAATATACGCAGAGATTACGAAAGGGCACGGGAGGGCGCGGATCTACTAAAAGTCCTCGCGCACCCTGTCCGGCTGTGCATAGTAAGAGGCCTTCTCGCAACAGGCGAATGTAATGTAAAAAAGATGCAGGAATGTCTCGATTCCCCGCAATCCACTATTTCTCAACATCTAGGGAAACTACGTGCTGCAGGGATACTTGAAGGACGAAGGGCCGGGGTTGAAATATATTACCGGCTCATAAGCGAGGACGCAAGGAAGGTTGTAGAGGCCTTGTTTGACGGAGATCATTAA